The nucleotide sequence CTGTTAGAAGTGCCGTCTTTCTTTTATTACCTATCGTTAATGCCGTCTtctgacatattcaatctctccctatcccagtctgctgtccccacttgcttcaagatgtccacccaaaaaagcaaaggtaactgaagtagcactcacttttgtcatcatgaagtgcttacCTGACCccttagacccacttcaatttgcataccgctccaacagatccacagatgatgcaatcgccatcgcactgcacactgccctatcccatctggacaagaggaatacctatgtaagaatgctgttcattgactatagctcagccttcaacaccatagtacctaccctccaagctcatcattaagcttggggccctgggccTGAaacccaccctgtgcaactgcgtcctggacttcctgacgggcggCCGCCAGGAGGTGAAGGTAGGacacaacatctccactttgctgatcctcaacacagggaccccacaagggtgcgtgctcagccctctcctgtactccctgttcacccataactgcgtggccacgcacgcctccaactcaatcatcaagtttgcagaggaCACAATAGTAGtaagcttgattaccaacaatgatgagacagcatacagggaggaggtgagggccctggcggagtggtgccaggaaaataacctctccctcaacatcaacaaaatgaaggagctgatcgtggacttcaggaaacagcagagggagcactcccctatccacatcgacgggacagcagtggagaaggtgaaaagcttcaagttcctcggcgtacacatcactgacaatctgaaatggtccacccacacagacagtgttgtgaagaaggcgcaacagcgcctcttcaacctcaggaggctgaagaaatttgtcttggcccctaagaccctcacaaacttttacagatacacaacTGAGAGCATACTGTCTGGCAGTATCACCGCCTAGTACGGCAAcagcaccgcccgcaaccgcagggttctccagagggtggtgaggtctgcacaacgcatcaccgggggcaaacttttagtcaatgccactccgacattgctcatcctaatatttatatatttcttaattccattcttttacttttagatgagtgtgtattgttgtgaactgttagatactactgcactgttggagctaggaacacaagcatttcgctacacccgcaataacatccgctaaatatgtgtatgtgaccaataacatttgatttgatgtgcgtTGGTGTGCATATCAATGCACACAGCATCTTTTTCCCCACTTCTATCGATAAAATAATTGTACAACGTCATACAAAAGTTTTACTGCTTGTGAACTTTCAAATGCATGCTGTCCTTAATAAATATGTAATGTCATAGGTattttaatataactttttgaacacaatttttttattataaataaaatattgaatcGGTCGTCATCCTCAAATGAAGGGAATAATTACGCAATGTTTGCAAGAGGGTGGCaatctgatttcattggtcctcaactaGCGACTCAGACTCTTCATTCAGGATTAACTGAGTTATGCCGAGGTTTACATGGAAGATGGCAAACCaaatgtcattgttttcaatGAGAGCATGACGGTAAATACCGCTGAGCCTGGCGGTGAATGCCGTCAGCCGCCACGGTAGACGGGACTTGCCGCCAAAGTTCAGACTTTTGCAGTCTGCCGTAGCTTTGTCTGTTTAGTGAAATCATCGTAGCAACGCATACCGTCGTGCTGGCTTGCTTCTGCCGTCAGCATCTTTCTTGCTTTCTTGTCCCGCTATGCCGACGGGTATGACGGTTTTTGCGTACCCTGTCTAAACACAGCATTAGCCCAAGTTATGCTGCGTTTAGACGAGGGACAGCATTTAACGTCGTGCTCTCattgaaaacaatgacatttGCTGTCTACCTCGTACCATCTAAACGCAGCATTAGCCTCCCCAGAGAAGGAAGGTTCTGAAGCATTCATTGCCATAGAAAGTTACCTGGCTAACTCCTCAAACCAGCTACTTAGTATACACCCTAGTTCTGTGAGATCAGGATATCAGGATTCAAGGTTGCTATTAGATTAGGATAGTTCTGTCCTTgtgctgttcttgtctattaaggttatgtattatgtcatgttttatgttttgtttggacTCCAGGAAGTGTAGCCACTGCTTTAGCAGTAGCTAACGGGGATGCAAATAAAATACTAAACTAAATAGTAAATACTATCAGGTTACGGTTTCCCTAGAGACTGGAGTTCACTGATGAAGAGGTACATCCTCTCATTTTCTTCTCAATTTTCTAGGCGTCAGATCGATCATGTACCATCCACACTCAAGGTGAAATCCATACGTGTCATTCCCCTTTGTCAATTATTCACTAGAAACTCAGAAAGACGGATGGACaaacggacagacagacgggcagacAAAATGGATTAATGGACTGGCAGACAAAGTCCATGAACATAACAGCCAAGCGGACAGTCTTGTTTACAACATTCTGGAACTGATTTAATATCTTGCAATCACAATAAAAGAGAGTTCCTATAGAAGCACAGGAACAAACATTGGATGGTAATTACACAGTACATAAAAGCATAATCAAGCACCATGCATAAATGTGCTGAGCAAACATCCATCTTATCAACTAGATACTATATGATCAGCTAAGATGAAACTTTGATCACATGCTGCTGGCACAGGGAAGGGAAATGTGCTCAGGTGTAATGGGAAGAGGAGGGGCTTTAAGGCTTTAACCGTATAGCAACAGCCTGCATACCCAAGGATCGGAGTAAAGTGACAGACTCAGCTCTGTGTCGTACCCACTATGTTGTGGACAGTGAGTCTCTGCCTCCTGTTGGCCGCGTTCTCTTCAGGTGTACCGCTGGATAGATACAGCACCAAAGGCCAGCATAAAGTACTGCTCGTCTCCTTCGATGGCTTCAGGTGGGACTACGACCGCGATGTGGACACGCCGAATCTGGACACAATGGCCAAAGACGGGGTCAAGGCCAGATATGTGACCCCACCTTACCTCACCATCACCAGTCCCACACATTTCACCCTCCTAACAGGTACCTACTGTAGATCGATACGCAGGCACAACCCTTTTCTACAGGCTCCAAGAGAGCAGTGATTCTGTGGAGGTTCATGTTCATGTCATGGTGGtccttttttttctccaattaTTGGATCACAAGTCATTCCCAGTTTAGTTTATAAGAATTGTGAATATGACTGGAAAAAAGGAATTAACTGTAATTCAATGTCCCAGGGTCCAGCAGCTTTCAGAGTTGAGTAAGATGATTATGTTGGGAAGGCTGAAGGAGGAATTTCTATTTTCCTTGACAGAAATTCTCATTTTTGACTCTTGAATCATCAGTGCCAGTTTAAAAGAAATTTAACTTCCTTGAAATTAAATTCCTTTAATCTTCATTTGTCTTGAAGAAGTTGTGTCATTATCAGGAGATTATGTTCACGTACTCAAGCCAGTCTGAGAGAAATGTAGCATTCACCATTTTAAATGAATTATTTGGACAGATGAGGACAGATGACAGTCAGGACTTGTCCATCTCAGTCCAGACCGGCCAGGACTGGAAGCCCACTCACAGCCTGATCGAGCATGTGTTTGTTACTGACGTCACTGCCAACCTTGTCACTGTCACAGTCAAGGAGTCCCCAACCAGTGTGGGCTTCTTCAACATACATAATTATTGACTGAACACCGGTAATTGAGCTGCCTAGCAAAGGGGCTGCAAAGTAGACAGCAGAGGCCTTAAGTGGGGTATTGAATGAAGTAGATAAGATAAGACCTTGTCCAAGAAGCGCCATGGCACTCACAGGCTATAAAGTTGATAGAATTTGTCATGTGAATGTGGCAGACTGAATATTGAAAGATTGACAGTGACTCTTTTCAGGGCGCTACATTGAAAACCATGGGGTGATCCACAACATGTGGTTCAACATCACCACCAGTGAGAAACTGCCTTACTATGCTACCCAGTTTAAGAATGAGTGGTGGGACAACGGCACTCTACCCATCTGGATCACAGCCCAGAGACAGGTCAGAATGATTTAAGATGCACCTTCATCTTAAATCATTCCTGCATTTGCTTTACAttaatacaaatcaaatcaaatgttatgtcaatgcaaatagtctgggtagtcatttaAATGTCTGTGCATATATGCATGTACGGTGTGTGTGAGTTTTGTTtgtaagactgtgtgtgtgtaagacggtgtgtgtgtgtgtgcgtgacacCTCTCTTCATCCCCATTTTGTCTATTCAGGGTCTGAGGGCTGGCTCTCTTCACTTTCCTGGCACGCAATCCACCTACCAGGGAGAGACGCAAACAGTGAAGGAAGTGGAACCACGGTTTTATGACTACAAAAACGAGACAAAATGGCAAGAGAACGTAGAGAAGGTGATGGGCACCTGGTTCAGTGAGATGGACCTGGACTTTGTGTCACTGTATTTTGGGGAGCCTGATGGCACAGGCCACAAATACGGGCCTGATTCCCCTGAGCGGAGGGAGATGGTCAAGCAGGTGGACAGAACAGTGGGCTACATCCGCAGCTTGGCTGAACAAAACGGACTTGCCGATAGTCTCAACATCATCATCACCGCTGACCATGGGATGAGCAATGTGTACCGCAACGGCTTGGTGAAGGAAATCACCCTTTCCAGGATCCCCGGATTCTCCTTCAGAGATATAGCCTTTCACCTGGTGGACTTTGGGCCCTCTGGGATGCTGCTTCCCAAGAAGGGCATGCTGGATAAGGTCTACAACACCCTGAAGGGGGCGCACCCTCACCTTCATGTCTTCAAGAAGGAGGAGATGCCCAAGCGCCTTCACTTTGCTAATAACAACCGCATCCTACCCATCATTCTCTTCTCTGACCCTGGATATGTCATTAACGGGGTGGGTTCATAGCATGTCTCTATAGTATTTAGTAATAGTAGTTCGCTTAAACAAATGAAGACGTTTTTTTAAAGGGTTTCCGTCACGCACAGAACCAATTTCATGCACACAAAAAGTGAAATGAAGGCATACTTTTGCTTTTGTGAGACTAAACATGCATATTGTTGTAGACTTTCCAATCCCATGCTTTAATGTGAATTACTGATTAGAGGATTGGCCTCAGTGAACATAGTATGAGCAAAGAAGCTGGTTTAAAAAtaaccatatacagtatatctttaGGCATCTAGAATATTTTATAACTTCTataatgtacagtacagtatggcacAACCTCATGCATGCATTATGTGATTTCTGATAACATGCCATATTTCAATGGACTACAAATATTGAAGGAATTACCAAGTGAATTTGGTTTGTAGAGATGGCGAAAATTGAATCTTTTAGACCGGAAATAAGGAATTCAACTCTAATCTTAATACATCACAATTTGAATCAAGTGCATTACCACCTTCCCAGGATAATGCAGGTTTGGCTGATGGCATGCAGAGCTCTCTAATGCTTCATGAAGATATTCATGCCACAAAATTCAACAATAGCATTTACATTTGGCTCAACCCTGCTGCCTGCAACTTCACCACTGAAAGTGCTACATCACTCCATTGAGTGATATAAATCTGGTTCCAGTGAGGGTATGTGGTGGAGTTCAGTTGATCTTCAGTCTGATTATCAAAATACATAAGTTCAGCGTATTTGACCCTCTTGTGTTATCTCCTGTTTACAGACCCTTTATTTAGACATTTCAAAAGATTCTCCTCTCAGTTTTATCAAAGCAAATGTTATGCATGTTCAGAGAAGGGTTACATAATATCTATGGTAATTAGCCTACCTTCTCCCTGTGTATCTAAATATATCAGTGTATTTTCTGTGAACAAAgtgaagatttaaaaaaaagtgtccGTATAACTGTATCGCTTGCTGTTCATACAATCCATCGTAATATCCATTTCATGATCAAAGTAGTTGTCCTGAATGACCAAAGGAACTATGTGATGTTTAGGCCTCCTTAGTTTATGAAAGGATTCCCTCTTAACCTGATTAACAGTCATTTTAACAGTATGCGTCTAATAATGGAGAACAGGGAAATTCTCCCGTTTCTGTTCTTATAAGCACTGAGCAGATGTAATGGTTGCTGAAGCAACCTTTTCCTTCAGTTAGTCAACATCTCCCTCTGCTGTCCAGTTGAGAGTACATCATAGAAAGACAAGTTGGACTTCAGGCTTCCCATTATGATGATCAATATGAATTGCAACATTCTGATCATTCACCTCTCCTACTCTAAATGGACTCCTACAGATTTGATCACCCTGACTCTTCTTGGTTCTTTGTCTCTACAGTTCCTCCCAGTGCAGTTCAACGCGGGGGAGCATGGCTTTGACAACGAAGAAATGGACATGAAGCCCTTCTTCAGGGCTGTGGGGCCGGCGTTCCAAAAGAACCTGGAGGTGGGCCCCTTTGAGACAGTGAACATATACCCCTTGATGTGTCACATACTGGGCATCAAGCCTGATCCCAATGATGGCCACCTGGATGCCACAAAACACATGCTGGTCTCTGCCACAGAGGGTAAGTTTATATCAGGCTAATGACCCAAAAAGTGTATTACACCTGCTCCTTCATTACACAGCCAAAGTAATCTATTGTCTAACGCAATGTATATAGAATGTACCAATATGCAACATAAATTACAAAATTGAATAGAAATGAGATTAATCATGTCTGTCATTGACATCCATGTACACAAATCAAATGACATTACATTTGCATTACGTCTCGTATTTCAGACCTCCGTCAGGACATAAAATCAAATATCTTTGTTGGATTGGCAGCAGTGGCTGGATTTCTTGTTGTGGTCTTCATAGCGGTTGTGTCGTTTAATGCATTCAAGAAGGAGAATAATGATAGAAGGTATGTATGTCTGAATATTTATACAAATCAATGGGAATTGGAAAATGTGAATACTTGCCTGCACAATCTGATATATAGAAATGTGTGCAATGTACCTAAGCATGTAAAAAGAGAAAAATATAGAAATTGACTAACCACAGGTATGTTTCATTCTCCTAATGGTTAAAGGGCAACTAATACCTCAAACATACAGTATTAAAATAAACAAGCAGAAGGATATTTGCCCACTGGCAAGTACATAGAGTTGCAAACAACTTTGCTTTAAATGCTTAATTTCTTTTGTTTACTGCCAATGTTGGATTCCGTCAGTCTCTCAGCTTCTGTCACGGTTTCTTCCTCTGCCATAACTCAAGACGATAATGGACTGATTGGAAGCTTTCTATAGTTAAAGGTGTCATTCCTAGAGACAGGTAAACAAACTGAACGAGTCAAACGGTGGAAACAATCTGTcaggggtaaaaaataaaaacaacaagTCAAGTGCTCTGTCTGTTAATACACTTGATGGTCAGGGTAGATATGGGCTGTCAATTAGGGACAGACGTTTGTTTGGCATGCTGGCTGAGCTCCGGATTGATCTCAATCTGTTCACGTCCTGTTGCTGATTGTAGTCAGCGGGATACTGACTCTGCAGAGGCCTAGTTGGATAACATGGTGCAGATAAGCTACATAAAGTTTTAAATTCTGTAAACATTAATGTTTGGGTTTTAATGATTTAAACATGTCATTGGTTTAGTCCTCACACTGAATGTGAAATGTACATTTTAGAGAACTATGATAACCCTGTGTCAACATAACTTCTTCCCAATTATTCAGAACACATCCTTTTTTACTATGTTTCAGCTCTGAGAAGTCAGTGCTTCCAGGGGGAAAGGAAGTGACTCAAACTGCCCTTTAAACTGCACCCCAAGTGAAAtctgaaatggataaacaaaggGACGTCACTACTTATGATATTTTGGACATACTCCCTAAAAACCACCTTATCACAGACTAGTGCATCCCCTCCATGTTGAGACTGACACCCTGCAGACTGATCGGAGAGGTTTTTTCCTTGCGAATGTAAGCCCCTACAGTCACCATGCCACCTGGGACAACTTATGCTTTAGACATTTTCTAAAAGGATGTATTCTCTAAACAATGATTGGTGCCATGATACACTGATGAGATCAGTAGACTACAGCTACAGTAAAAGAACACATTATCTGAAACTAAGTCACTGGACAAAACCAGTTCAAAAAGTGACAAATTGTATACTCTGACATCAGTGCAGACATGCATTATATGAAAGTTGGAAATCAGAAATGGATTTATAATTAAACAAGTAATATTTTTCAAAATCCTGTCAACTAACAAAATAATTGTTTGTGGTTTTGTTCTGGATGGCAGTGAGTGAGTGCAGCGAACCTATAGGTTTCTGTATAAATAAGTTATATAAATAAAGGAATGGAAATACCTTTCAAGAGTCTGAATAGGTCCTTTGTTAGGGGGAAAAATCCTGTACATTAACACTGTTCCAAAGTTTTAGGCAGGTGTGAAAAAAATGCTGTCAAGAATGCTTTCAAAAATATACATGTTCATTTATATTTATCAATTAACAAAATGCAAAGTGACTGAAGAGAAGAAAAATCTGCATCAAAAtaatatttggtgtgaccaccctttCTCTTGAAAACAGCATAAATTCTTCTAGGTACAATTGCAGACAGTTTGAAGGAACTTGGCAGGTAGGTTGGCCCAAACGTCTTGGAGAACTAACCACAGTTCTGTGGATTTAGGCAGCCTCAGGTGCTTCTCGCACTTCATGTAATCCCAGATAGACTCgatgttgagatcagggctctgtggggGCCATACCATCACTTCCAGGACTCCTTCACGCTGAAGATAGTGAAATTCGTTAAGAACTGTGTGTTcggggtcgttgtcatgctgcagAATACATTTGGGGACAATCAGATGCCTCCCTGATGGTATTGCATGATGGATAAGTATCTGCCTGTACTTCTCAGCATTGAGGAGACCATTAATTCTGACCAAATCCAACTCCATTTGCAGAAATGACGCTCCAAACTTGCAAGAAatctccaccatgcttcactgttgcctGCAGACACTCATTTGCGTACCGATCTCCAGCCCTTCAGCGAACAAACTGCCTTCTGCTACAGCCAAATATTTCAAATTTTGACTCAGTCCAGAAACCCTGCTGCCATTTTTCTGCACCCCAGTTCCTGTGTTTTATAAAAGTCACCTTGCCCGAGAAGTTTatatggttatcaaaacgtcacgccagacCTTAtatttaagtgtttctaaaatccactatgggaaaaatgaatggtggaaaaatgattgaaaccatttccctgtttgaccgctaggttttgtGGCGCTCAATAAACtacaacagagaggaagaggtgaagggagagagtttactccgcccaaaatctgtccacgaaACAGACCACGAAGTGAGGCATTTTTgcatggaggtcaatgagagagtgtGGTCAACAACAGTTGTAATTGCTAATTTGTTacatgaggcttatttgatctgttATACGTTTCATAATGGTTATGTTGTTAGGAATTCGCTGATATATGTGGACGCACGTGGCATTTcggaaacaaaaaacaaaaaaacgactttatattgttgttcagacACGTATCTGCCCTTTCATTGGCGAATGTTCTCACCTGATCTGGCCTCCTCCCTCccgccttccatctttgaggacatgtagtTCCATTGCTTGAGCGGTCACTCGATTATCTTGGCAATATAATAGAACATTTTTGACCACAATATGTGAAAACGATTTGATTGGTCACACGTCGAGGTGTGACGTTTACAGGGACGGTATCTGCCAAGGGACAAGCTTCGCGAATGCGTTTTCTTTCCGCCCTCTTTTCCATTCTTTTCATAAAATACTAGAGTAGGCAACAGCGAACATGGAGGAATTGAGCGCCGTAGGAGAACAGGTTTTCGACGCTGAATGCATCCTGAACAAACGACTAAGAAAGGTTAGATGTTGTAAGATATAATTTTCTCATATCCCAAAATATTTTCTGCCCACAGTTTGGTAACATTTCCCTTCTCTATTTTCGCAGGGGAAGTTAGAGTTTCTTGTAAAGTGGAGGGGATGGTCATCCAAGTAAGTACAAGTGGTGCTGCAGCTGCGAGTGCAGCATCAAACAatgaaaacaacaacaacgtGTCGCTTTTTGCTTCACTGTTGTAGTAAAATAATTCATACATTCCCTAAAATCGCTCGAAAACATGCTGCACGTGAAAACGAGAAATTATGGTTTTACGCTTGCCtcctactactattattattgttggtTT is from Salvelinus namaycush isolate Seneca chromosome 41, SaNama_1.0, whole genome shotgun sequence and encodes:
- the LOC120034352 gene encoding ectonucleotide pyrophosphatase/phosphodiesterase family member 7-like encodes the protein MLWTVSLCLLLAAFSSGVPLDRYSTKGQHKVLLVSFDGFRWDYDRDVDTPNLDTMAKDGVKARYVTPPYLTITSPTHFTLLTGRYIENHGVIHNMWFNITTSEKLPYYATQFKNEWWDNGTLPIWITAQRQGLRAGSLHFPGTQSTYQGETQTVKEVEPRFYDYKNETKWQENVEKVMGTWFSEMDLDFVSLYFGEPDGTGHKYGPDSPERREMVKQVDRTVGYIRSLAEQNGLADSLNIIITADHGMSNVYRNGLVKEITLSRIPGFSFRDIAFHLVDFGPSGMLLPKKGMLDKVYNTLKGAHPHLHVFKKEEMPKRLHFANNNRILPIILFSDPGYVINGFLPVQFNAGEHGFDNEEMDMKPFFRAVGPAFQKNLEVGPFETVNIYPLMCHILGIKPDPNDGHLDATKHMLVSATEDLRQDIKSNIFVGLAAVAGFLVVVFIAVVSFNAFKKENNDRSSEKSVLPGGKEVTQTAL